Proteins found in one Onychomys torridus chromosome 21, mOncTor1.1, whole genome shotgun sequence genomic segment:
- the Nfilz gene encoding NFIL3 like protein → MNVNTWGLPNISHGPSKALWGTRRDPPMRRQREFMPEEKKDSVYWEKRRKNNEAAKRSREKRRLNDVAIEGRLTMLLEENAVLRAELQALKLRFGLLPSVCGPRTLPLQALLWKSSWTGDSHSGADSFLSLPGAHGCLFKSCAVDSGISGCSGCLVAQGWAGLAASPRFLQESQPLTPRVVDRAFHDTFPAAVFGCRFLDRHAGPRTQLKSCCGLWSPVPTGSHAPGPSDILLTSSESSIGFSPDMPCPDPGDRSEGLTQTSLPHKLRIKSPASNSLC, encoded by the coding sequence ATGAATGTGAATACCTGGGGCTTACCCAACATATCTCATGGTCCCAGCAAAGCACTCTGGGGCACTCGCAGGGATCCACCAATGCGCCGACAGAGGGAGTTTATGCCAGAAGAGAAGAAGGACTCAGTTTACTGGGAAAAACGGAGAAAGAACAACGAGGCGGCCAAGCGGTCCCGGGAAAAGCGACGTCTCAATGATGTGGCCATTGAAGGCAGGCTGACCATGCTGCTGGAGGAGAATGCTGTACTAAGGGCTGAGCTGCAAGCACTCAAACTTCGATTTGGCCTTTTGCCTTCCGTGTGTGGTCCCCGGACATTGCCCTTGCAGGCCTTGCTGTGGAAGTCTTCCTGGACTGGGGACTCCCATTCAGGAGCTGACTCATTCTTATctttgcctggtgcccatggctGCCTGTTCAAATCATGTGCGGTGGATTCTGGGATTTCAGGTTGCTCAGGCTGTCTGGTAGCTCAAGGGTGGGCTGGCTTAGCTGCTTCCCCCAGGTTCTTGCAGGAGTCACAGCCCCTGACTCCCAGGGTAGTTGACAGGGCCTTTCATGACACCTTCCCAGCGGCTGTCTTTGGTTGTCGTTTCTTAGATAGGCATGCAGGTCCCAGAACACAGCTCAAGTCTTGTTGTGGGCTGTGGTCACCTGTGCCCACTGGATCCCATGCCCCAGGGCCCTCAGACATATTGCTGACATCCTCTGAGAGTTCTATTGGGTTTTCACCTGATATGCCCTGCCCTGACCCAGGTGACAGGTCTGAGGGTCTGACCCAGACTTCTCTGCCTCACAAACTGCGGATCAAATCCCCAGCCTCAAACAGCTTATGTTGA